ctatcccgtctggactactgcatcagccttccctccgatctcccatcctcgtgtctctccccacttcaatccagacttcccgctgctgcccggattgtctttgtccagaaacgctctgggcctgttactcccctcctcaaaaatctccagtggttaccaatcaatctgcgcatcaggcagaaactcctcaccctgggcttccaggctgtccatccatcccctcgccccctcctccctcccctcccttctgtccttctccagcccagcccgcaccctccgctcctccgccgctaatctcctcaccgttaggcctcgctctcgcctgtcccgccgtcgacccccggcccacatcatcccccgggcccggaatgccctccctctgcccatccgccaagctagctctcttcctcccttcaaggccctgctgagagctcacctcctccaggaggccttcccagactgagccccttccttcctctccccctcgtccccctctccatcccccccatcttacctccttcccttccccacagcacctgtatatatgtatatatgtttgtacatatttattactttatttatttattcattttacttgtacatatctattctatttattttattttgttagtatgtttggttttgtctccccctttcagactgcgagcccactgttgggtagggactgtctatatatgttgccaacttgtacttcccaagcacttagtacagtgctctgcacacagtaagcgctcaataaatacgattgattgattgattgacatggaggTGCCCGGGTACTGCCACACCAAGCGACTGATGGATGAGCTGCAGCTGAGCTACCACTGCTGCGGGCGGCACGGCCCCAGGGATTGGTTCGCCGTCCAGTGGGTCAGCAGCCGCTACCTGGACCTCCGGAATCAGGACGTGGCGGAGTGAGTCGCTCCCGTCCCCCTTCcggccttcctaataataataataataatggcatttgttaagcgcttactatgtgcagagcactgttctaagcgctgggggggatacaaggtgattaagttgtcccatgtggggctcacagtcttaatcctcactttacagatgaggtaactgaggctcagagaagtgacttgcccacggtcacacagcagacaggtggcggagctgggattcgaacccatgacctctggctccaaagcccgggctcttttccattgagccatgctgcatcccctGGGTGGGGGGACCACCGCTCCGCTTCCTCAGGGGCGAGGGTGGGAGCGGCTGAGGACGAGGGCCGAGGAAGAGGCGCTTGATCGAGAggaccgcattcattcattcaatcgtatttactgagcgcttaccgtgtgcagagcactggactgagcgcttgggaaggacaagttggcaacctagagaggcggtccctacccaacagccggctcgcggtctagaagggggagacagacaacaaaaccaaacatattaaccaaatgaacGAAGAGGAGGGGCGCCCGGACAGACGGACACAGTGGGAGTCTAGTTGAGAAATCGCGTTTATTGGGGAGGCCGGCGGAGGTAAACACGCTCGCTTGGCGGGGGGAAGGAGCCACAGGCCTCCCTCTAGCCCCTTAaagttcagcagcagcagcagcagactgTAGTCAACGCCCTCCAACCTCCCATCAGGGCACCTTTGAGCTCTTAAACCGGCCTAGTCCCCTGCTTTTTtcgggggggaaaagggggcgcGAAAACCAGGGCACCTCCCTCCTCCGACGTGCCCGGGTTGGCAGAAAGGCACCCCCGGCTCAACTTGACCGCCTTGCTTCCCATTCCCACCTCCGCTCCGCGAGGGACCGGGGCTGAACCCCGactgatgggaaactgaggcacccggCAGGCCGGGCGCCATCCACGGTTTCCCACGCGAGGATcgtggggcgaggaggaggaggaggagggagagaggggggcggCCTCCACTTGGTCCTCGGTTTCCCGGGGCCGACCCCCAGCTCCGGGCCGTCCCCGTGTCCCGGCGGGGTCGTGCTCGCGGGGGTCCTTGCCGGGGTCACACCTCGACGGCGGGGTCCGAGCCGCGGCCCTGCCGCGCCAGCTGCTCCTCTTGCTTCATCTTGGGCTTCTCCGTGCGCGTGTGCCACACCAGAACCTGCCGCCGGGACCCAGtcagaaaaagaataataaataatgatggcatttattaaacgcttactctgtgcaaagcactgttctaagcgctggggaggttacaaggcggtcaggcggtcccacagggggctcacagtcttcctccccatttgacagatgagggaactgaggcccagagaagtgaagtgactttttttttttttgatggcatttattaagcgcttactatgtgcaaagcactgttctaagcgccgagcgctgttctaagactggcccggagtcacacagcggatggttggcggagccgggatttgaaccccgcttactaaacgccatcgttattatcgttattaatatataatattgatattatatactattattaatatataatattggTATTAttagttatatattatattattgttaataatataataataatgattgtatttgttaagcgcttactatgtgcaaagcactgttctaagtgccggggagggtacaaggtgatcaggtgggcccgtgggggggctcacagtcttcctccccatttgacagatgagggaactgaggcccagagaagtgaagtgacttttttttttggatggcatttattaagcgcttactatgtgcaaagcactgttctaagcgccgagcgctgttctaagactggcccggagtcacacagcggacagttggcggagccgggatttgaaccccgcttactaaatgccatcgttattatcgttattaatatataatattgatattatatactattaatatataatattggTATTATTagtcatatattatattattgttaataatataataatgattgtatttgttaagcgcttactatgtgcaaagcactgttctaagcgctggggagggtacaaggtgatcaggtgggcccgtgggggggctcacagtcttcctccccatttgacagatgagggaactgaggcccagagacgtgaagtgactttttttttttttgatggcatttattaagcgcttactatgtgcaaagcactgttctaagcgccgagcgctgttctaagactggcccggagtcacacagcggacggttggcggagccgggatttgaaccccgcttactaaatgccatcgttattatcgttattaatatgTAATATTGATATTATATACTATGATTAATAtatatcaatattattagtaatatattattgttaataatataataatgatggtatttgtgaagcgcttactatgtgcaaagcactgttctaagcgctggggaggttacaaggtgatcaggttgtcccccgtggggctcaccgtcttaacccccattttccagatgagggaactgaggcccagagaagtgaagtgacttgcccaaagtcacacagcggacagttggcggagccgggatttgaacccatgacctctagactccaatgcccgggctcttactattacggtgctctgctcccagGCGGTGCTCGATAAACATGGACCGACCAACTGGTAGCCGggttcagtttcattcattccttccttccttcattcattcaatcgtatttattgagcacttaccatgtgcagtcattcattcatgcaatcgtatttattgagcacttaccgtgtgcagagttatTAATTCatgcatattttttgagcactcaccatgtgcagagtcattcattcatgcaatcgtatttattgagcactcaaaatGTGCAgagtcattcatccactcaatcgtatttattgagcactcaccgtgtgcagagtcattcattcacgcaatcgtatttattgagcactcactgtgtgcagtcattcattcactcaatcgtatttattgagcactcaccgtgtgcagtcattcattcacgcaatcgtatttattgagcactcactgtgtgcagtcattcattcactcaatcgcatttattgagcactcaccgtgtgcagtcattcattcacgcaatcgtatttattgagcactcaccgtgtgcagtcattcattcattcaatcatatttattgagcactcaccgtgtgcagagtcattcattcacgcaactgcatttattgagcactcactgtgtgcagtcattcattcacacaatcgtatttattgagcactcactgtgtgcagagtcattcattcacgcaatcgcatttattgagcactcactgtgtgcagagtcattcattcacgcaatcgtatttattgagcactcactgtgtgcagagtcattcattcattcaattgtatttattgagcgcttcctgtgtgcagagcactggactaagtgcttgggaagtccaagtcggcaacatctagcgacggtccctacccaacagcgggctcacagtctagtcctctccccgcctccattccccgcatcttacctccttcccttccccacagcacctgtatatatgtatatatgtttgtacagatttattactctatttatttattttactggtacatatctattctatttattttatttcattactatgttttgttttgttctctgtctcccccttttagactgtgagcccgctgttgggtagggaccgtctctatacgttgccagcttgtccttcccaagtgcttagcccagtgctctgcacacagtaagcgctcaataaatacgattgatgatgatgtatatatgtttgtacatatttattactctatttatttattttacttgtacctatctattctatttattttatttcgttagtttgtttggttttgttctctgtctccccctttttagaccgtgagcccgctgttgggtagggaccgtctctatgcgttgccagcttgtccttcccaagcgcttagcccagtgctctgcacacagtaagcgctcaataaatacgattgatgatgatgtatatatgtttgtacatatttattactctatttatttattttacttgtacctacctattctatttattttattttgttagtatgtttggttttgttctctgtctcccccttctagactgtgagcccactgttgggtagggactgcctctgtatgttgccaatttggacttcccaagcgcttagtccagtgctctgcacacagtaagcgctcaataaatatgattgatgatgatgtatatatgtttgtacatatttattactctatttattttacttgcgcctatctagtctattttattttgttagtatgtttggttttgttctctgtctcccccttctagactgtgagcccactgttgggtagggaccatctctatacgttgccagcttgtccttcccaagcgcttagcccagtgctctgcacacagtaagcgctcaataaatgcgatggaatgaatgaacgtcgtctgtctctcccttctagaccgtgagcccgctgttgggtagggaccgtctctatacgttaccaacttgtccttcccaagcgcttagcccagtgctctgcacacagtaagcgctcaatcaatacgactgatgatgatgtatatatgtttgtacatattgattactccatttattttacttgtacctatccagtctatttattttatttcgttagcatgtttggttttgttctctgtctcccctttctagactgtgtgcccactgttggataggaactgtctctatatgttgccagcttgtacttcccaagtgcttagtacagtgctctgcacacagtaagcgctcaataaatatgattgatgatgatgtatatatgtttgtacatattgattactctattttacttgtacctatctattctatttactttatttcgttagcatgtttggttttgttctctgtctcccccttctagaccgtgtgcccgctggtgggtagggaccgtctctatccgttgccagcttggacttcccaagcgcttagtccgagcTGgcaacgattgatggattgattgatatgtttggttttgttctctgtctcccccttctagaccgtgtgcccgctggtgggtagggaccgtctctatccattgccagcttggacttcccaagcacttagtccgagCTGgcaacgattgatggattgattgatatgtttggttttgttctctgtctccccttctagaccgtgtgcccgctggtgggtagggaccgtctctatccatcgccagcttggacttcccaagcgcttagtccgagcTGgcaacgattgatggattgattgatatgtttggttttgttctctgtctcccccttctagaccgtgtgcccgctggtgggtagggaccgtctctatccgtcgccagcttggacttcccaagcgcttagtccgagcTGGCAACGATTGAtggattccttccttccctccttcccttccccacagcacctgtatatatgtatatatggctgtacatatttattactctctttatttatttatttatttgttttccttgtacatttctatcctacttattttattttgttggtatgtttggttctgttctctgtctcccccttttagactgtgagcccactgttgggtagggactgtctctatgtgatgccaatttgtacttcccaagcgcttagtacagtgctctgcacatagtaagcgctcaataaatacgattgattgattgattgattgacagtccagGCTAGTCCCAGCCCGGTTTCCGGTAGGGCCGAGAACGGCCGGCGCTCCCGCCCGCTCCCTcccgcggccccggccccctTACCCGCGTGCAGTTGGCGGCTTGGGGCTCCAAGTCCTTGGGCTGGACCAGCTGGCTGAGGAGGCTGCTCTCCAGGTGGCCCCGGGGGGCCGCGGGGTCGAAGTGGGCGGCGGGGTGAGCCAGCAGCAGGGGCAGGGCCACGGCGAAGCCGGCCATGTCCAGCGGGAAGGGCCGGGCGGGCTCCCAGGCCGTGTGGAAACCCACCACCCGGCCCCCCTGCACCTTGGGCCCCTCGAACCGGAGGCCTCCCACCAGCCCCACGGGCCACACCGAGACCCCCCGGGTCCAACGCATCTGAGGGGACAAGGGGAGCCCGGCCTGAGCCGCGGGGCCGCCgacctccccctccgccccctccaccGGCGCCGGGGAAACCgaaaaggaaggtgagaagaTAACAGTAACGACGGTGATggcactcgttaagcgcttactacgtgctaagcgctgggggggttgccccccgtggggctcacagtcgtcatccccgttgGACAGGCGAGGGGACCGGGGCCGCCCAGAAGTGGCCGCCGCCTGCCCGAGCGGGGATCCGAACCCACGACcgcaataacagtggtattttttagactgtgagcccgctgttgggtagggactgtctctatgtgttgccgatttgtacttcccaagcgctcagtacagtgctctgcacacagtaagcgctcaataaatacgactgattgattgattgattggtatctgcGGTACGCGATAACGGCGGTaatgggggttcaaatcccagccccgccacttgtcggctgtgtgactcggggcaagtcacttcgcttctctgggcctcagctacctcacctgtaagattcttttacagataaaataaaatcttacttattttatttcgatagtatgtttggttttgttctccatctcccccttttagactgtgagcccgctgttgggtagggactgtctctctatgttgccaatttggacttcccaagcgcttagtacagtgctctgcacacagtaaccgctcaataaatacaattgacgatgctgatgataaaatggggattaagtctgcggagccccacgggggacaactcgattgccttgtttctaccccagcgcttagagcggcgctttgcgcatagtaagcgcttaataaatgccattattattattatctgttaagcgcttactatgagccgagcactgttctaagcgctggggtcgctaCGGGGTCCCGTGGAGGGGAGGCTCGCGgccttcatacccattttccagatgaggaagcggaGACCagccgagcgccgttctaagcgctggggtcgctaCGGGGTCCCGTGGAGGGGAGGCTCGCGGCCTTCatgcccgttttccagatgagggagcggagaccagccgagcgctgttctaaagcgctggggtcaCTACGGGGTCCCGTGGAGGGGAGGCTCGTGgccttcatacccattttccagatgagggagcggaGACCAGCCGAGcgctgctctaagagctggggtcgctACGGGGTCCCATGGAGGGGAGGCTCGCGgccttcatacccattttccagatgaggaagcggaGACCagccgagcgccgttctaagcgctggggtcgctaCGGGGTCCCGTGGAGGGGAGGCTCGCGGCCTTCatgcccgttttccaggtgagggagcgGAGACCAGccgagcgctgctctaagcgctggggtcgctaCGGGGgcggccttcatccccgttttccagatgagggagcggaGCGGCTCGTCCGAGGCCACCCGGGAGACACGTGGCGGACGGGGGATTCTCTATAAACCCCCGCGGACCCCCGGCtctggcttccctccctcccggtgggctccctcctcacctcctcgaAGAGCTCCCGGCTGTAGGTGTTGTCGTCGTCCGCGAAATAGACGACGGCCCTGGTGTCCGGGGACGGGGGGAGCTGGTCGGCGTCGTCGGTGTCGGGCTGGCGGCCCCCGCTCCGGCCCCGTAGCCAGGCCAGAGCCCTGTTCCGCTGCTCCaccccccgggg
This genomic stretch from Tachyglossus aculeatus isolate mTacAcu1 chromosome 22, mTacAcu1.pri, whole genome shotgun sequence harbors:
- the B3GAT3 gene encoding galactosylgalactosylxylosylprotein 3-beta-glucuronosyltransferase 3, which gives rise to MKLKLKNVFLAYFLVSLTGLLYALLQLGQPCDCSPHLRAAAEQLRGKDLKISQLQGKLRQPPAAPAPGRPLESETLPIIYVVTPTYARLVQKAELVRLAQTLALVPRLHWILVEDADSPTPLVSGLLAASGLRFTHLAVPTPRAQRLREGEPGWARPRGVEQRNRALAWLRGRSGGRQPDTDDADQLPPSPDTRAVVYFADDDNTYSRELFEEMRWTRGVSVWPVGLVGGLRFEGPKVQGGRVVGFHTAWEPARPFPLDMAGFAVALPLLLAHPAAHFDPAAPRGHLESSLLSQLVQPKDLEPQAANCTRVLVWHTRTEKPKMKQEEQLARQGRGSDPAVEV